From the genome of Bombyx mori chromosome 7, ASM3026992v2:
tcttgcagtgcatcggccagcagctcagccttgtcatcgtcatcgaatgccggtggttggcctgaagggcgtaagaggggaggcatagtagcggtagtttcggatttgagagtcctagctagtcgccagtatgcttggtgggagggcgcgagttgttctaaataactatgccaattatcgttacgcgcgtcgcttaagcgggagtggacttcgcgttgtagacgacgcatctgaagcCGGTTTGaaggcgtgggaagacgatcgtaggcccggattgccgcgttcctaactcttaagagattcctaagatcgggggacagtctgatgcggtggaagctgtcctccacatcgacttcttttgaagatctaatgatcgcggaagagatgtgatcggtaatgatgtttatggattcgacggtgtcctcgggggatggattcgaatccgggccgtaagggaggattggcggagcggcgtcggctaggcacgtgcccagcttattccaatccaccatggtcctcgtaacagtgactgggttgtgagggcgaccgagctgcataacgacaggtcggtggtctgagtcgagctctgacattgcttcgatggaacgcaagcgcagagttacgttcctaagcaatgccaggtctatagtgctcggacggagcgcgatgttatacggataacatgttgaagttgggggaccgactatttcaaaggtgaggtcgtctataaacgcgtcgagacgcctaccgttaacgtttgtacgatggcagttccacctagtgtggtggcaatttaaatcgcctgccaggatgacggagtctcccatgccgaacagtgactcgatgtcactgctcaggaggggcttgtccggggggagataaacggatgcgatgacgatcggctggtgtcccgtcagcgagatacggcacactgacgcctcgatatgtgagagcgagggagtatcgagagggacaacgtgcagggcccgcctatagtaaatggcagtcccgcctttggaggcggtgagtctgtcattcctaaccatgacgtaattcgcgactttcgggtcgcgacgcgagggcttcagacaggtttcctgcactaatagaatatctacaagattatcgcggaggaattcaaaaatttgatcgcgttgccgcgcgagtccgttagcattatagaatgctaacgtaagggaatacggtttttctctacctttttgcgccattggttaccggtaaagatttttataacgtacgcgacacggactcgtagacgtccatgtggtcgaatgcggccgcgagccgctgttcgggggttaccgacctacgtatcgcgtctgcgaacgatcgcagacggtcgaagttcaccgcagtgacgaagtcacgcacgagcgcgaagttgttgacggcagagggttgcgggggacggaacgcgggcgcggggcgaggtgcgagcaggggctggggcgcggggcgtgtcacgagcgggggcgggggtgcggtttccgttcccgccttcgtatacggcagcggctttttccacgccgagaccgtgggaactgcagccggcacgaaggcgggtttcggcactgaaggtgccgaagtctttgggccgacggttcgcggagctgggtgggttgggcgttttcgcggagccctgggacatccacggtagttcgcggggtgcccttgcttaaggcataggacacagctgggaggttcggtcgcggtttccctatctctaacgcaatctatcgtagcgtgatcgccgaggcatttcacgcagcgggggcgcgcgtggcaattacgcgccgagtggccatagagttggcacctgtagcactgcccgggagtgccacgcttatggggggcttcgatcgagatcccggataggccgcaaattgtcgtgagacatgcgatcttctttttggcctccggggtgggttctagagctaccaggatcatgttgtagggctgcttgccccgcccactgtgcatccggtgcacgctaactaacgggagggactgagcggtcagatcctcctttatgtaatcgatgtctaactccttagggactccgcgtatcactacgcggagctcgcggtcctcctgaagagcataggtgtggaaacctatgttctcctttcggaggtatgaagagagggccctatggtcgcccggcgttgcgacctttatctgaatcccatgcgcgacgttacgcgcatgggtgtaattaattttgttggcctgaagggcctgagacacgcgattccacgctgtcttctcttgaagtatcagcgggggtggggcagctactttaggagcgggcgcgggcttgggacgcggcggcggggttacgcggcgagcggagtccgactccggtgtcacgactacctgcgggcgggaggcggtcgcggatttagtttgcttcgtcgtggagctccgggactccacggcgcgagaacgctttttaccgcgcgttacggtttggaacccatccgaggttccaggctgggggcttgacgcggattcgaaatccatctccgattcggtatcggagcctgaactcgaaacgatcgaggtcgcgacggacgaagcgcgcgatgacgtaaacgacgcgggcgcgggggtgggggttgcgttaggcgctatgtgagccgcatcgtcggaacgtgcgctcgaacttaacgcggcggcggggggcgcgcggcgtgcctccgaggcacgtttgaaatacgcggcgacggacgcggggggggagggattgccacgagaggccctatatgcctgatattcggccctaattgtcgggtacctttcccggaggaacccgacaaaatcactgtcactgacaCTATCACAATCTTCTttcatcttcggtcttcttgcccagggggggcggccccgggacttttgttgaactcgccgaaaggcgaggccccggataggatttgtaacccccctgtgctgcaggacagcaaggagcagggggggggaatgcctatgccgtgaaaacggcaatcggcggggaaaaggaaaggaacccgctcgggctgtatagtgctacagcaggcagaatcgcgagcgggggtctagtcttgaaaaagactgttgttttgggaagggttaggaaatcgctagcctgtgagtgccacaggaagcctgatcgtagcgattggttttgtcttgaaaaagacagttggtaaaaggtgggttcgcggttacaaaactttagcgcacaaaaatggactccgagacgcaaatcgcaagcgaccaacggatcggcacgtccgcactaccgaattgtacgcacgatgtattcacggtcactacactgtcgagcacaactgtgagttcagagacgcggctcgcaagcgggccacggatcggaaagcacgtccgcgcacgaccgagtcgtgagcgagaatcgtcggtgttcgaatcccggaggCAGAcactattttttctaatgaaatacgtacttaaaaattatcttgaatgacttccacggtgaagcatTAACATCggataataaaaaccaaactcgcaaaaattataatttgcgaaacTACTGGTGAtatggcgtcttgtgagccagcACGGGTATATACCACCACCATTCAGCctactgtgaagcagtcatTCGGTGACCACTTGATATTGgggataagcaataaaaaaaacacaaaacaatattttctttttttttaaaacaactcAATTGTGGGCACCGTAATGCCTTATGAACGTGGTATCCGCCAGAATTCTTAAGTTGCAATATCAGTATTGATTAAAACACCACGTTCGCTTAGAGTATTTATCAGTGATTCAAAAACGGTCCGCTAAAAGGCTGAATCGCAAATAGTCCCGCAGCCAAAACGAAATTACAATACCATCCCAAAGTAAAGGAGACACATCTACTGAGCTagcaatgaatatttatttcattgacATGACGTTTTCGATCCCTAACTTAGAGCAAAGTCATTGGAAGTGGTTAATACATTTTAAGTTAAACTGcttgcaacaaaaaaacaacaggaaaattataaaatttataatttaaatttgccTGTCTTCGTTTCTGGTAATATTCCAATATACTCATTATAAACGACATAAAATGAATACCTACGCTCAGATATCAGGAATAACAGATCAACCTAGAAACCATCAATTTATCAGCTCGAAAGGGGAAATCGAttgaaatgtattaaaataatccaTACACGCCCACACTATGGGTTATAAGTGGCGAACTAGATACAGTACTGAGTGGCATTAAAACACTTTGAAAATAACTAATGCCCGTAATACTTGCTGTCGCTGTATAGCTATTAATAATGAGCGCGCACGTGCTGAGTGCTATGCATAAAATGTCTCTACAAAGATAACCGTTCGCTTGATTAACGCTCTTAATCCAATTTactttagaatttaattttaaatacaagcTATAGATACTTAATCGTTTTAGATTATGATTTGCAGGACGTTTAAaatatgttcataatttatttgcAAATCTTGTGGATCACTCAAATGTCGTTAACTCACAAGACCCTATCAGACTGGCAGTAACAGTATTACAGTTTTAAACACTATTATATAACTGGCACTTCCCAAAGGAGCTGTTGGACTGAAAACTGAATGTGTTCGAGCCACTTACAATAGCGCTGAAATATGGGAaattcattaaaactaaaaatcgtAGAAAATAAGCcgcttaataataaatagtatgttaaTGAAAGTTTATAACAATTAGTAAGTATTCCGGAACACAAATCAAAATGCGTCGGAATGTTAATGACCTATGGGCTCCGACAACAATAGTGGAGTACTATACCCCTTTCAGCCTAATAAGTGcgttagtttaaattattaatatgcttgattatttaaaaaacttaaagcAGACCTTTTAACTTTGCTTGTGTTTTAGCTGCTTCTAAAGAGCGGTCGTTGCAAGAATCAGTAGTTTCATTCATTCTGTAATTTCCAGCGAATAATTATTCATACAGTTTTACACAGGTTTAATGTCTtctatcaaaacaaaaataaatacggcaaggataaatattgaattacatacatattttctcCATCAATATTCATAACTAGCTTTTCAAATACTGTTATACTATCGTACGTATAAAGAACCGTTAATATTAGATCGCTAGTTTATGTTAATTTCTATTAAGTTCGCTTTGGGGTACGAAAGTTTTATTGCTTCTTTATTATTTGATCAGAGATACGACTATCATTAAATGTACTGTAAACAAACAAGTTCTACTGaaccataattattttaatgtcgaTTTAGCTAAATCGAAAACGTGGGTGTTAATAGGTAGTACTGATCCAGCTGTTAGCATTCTaataaagaagcctttattaacgaCCTTAATTCATATTTCGGTACATACTTAACAGTAACACAATATTTTCCGATGTCAAATGTTtagaaaatttacattaatatcAAATTTTTCTAAATGTAACTGTAATTTctaattaatagtaaaaaattacatattaatgttattttttctaAGCATTTGACATCGGcaaagattgttttgctttcgcataggcctccccaCAATCCTGCCACAAGTCCCGGTCGTGGCATTTCCTCTTCCACGTAGTAACATTCTAATAGctggtttaaatatttttaatcatgaGAACGATGGTAAGCAGCGGGATAGTTATGCCCGTGGCATTATTGGTGACCATGTGCCGCCTGTTCTTCTATTTGCGACAACAAATATGGATATTAACTTAAAAGCCATTTACTATCTATTACACACACAAGATAAAATTATACGATGCATTAATAATGCCTACACTGCCCAAAGAGAATGGGAAGTAAAACATCTTCAAATTGACAACTTCCAGTATAGGACATTTTCTGCTCATCCTGTCTACATACAATCTTAATAAATATCACATTTTGTTGACCTAAATTAAATGTGAAGCcatgaattaatttttaattattaatgactcaattaaatataataaacaatcaAAGCGGTTGCTTAATATAATCAAGCAATATAGAAAACTACAAAGTAATACAAAGGCAAATTAAAAAACGTAAACTTTATACTAAAATACAGTTATCGTCCGAGTCCCCCGCATCGGAGTCCAATATCAACTGATGAAGTTAAGCCTGTCCCCTAATGAGGCTTATCGAGGACCGGACCCGATGACACGTGCGATGGCTGCGTGTGCGCAATCCTACACGCGGCTAGTTAGCCAAGGGACAGTGTTCAATCGAGATTTTGACTCAGTTACAGGTGACTCGACTTGTAATTAGAAGATTAGAGGGCCTAAAACCTACAACGTCTGCGAGTCATTTAAATAATCTAATGAGCGTTTGTTTCCTTTACTTTTCCTCGtcacaaatataattaaatataatcttcTGAGCAGTTTAAAATATCTAATGAGTATAGTTTCTAAACTTCCAATAGATCAGCTTTGTGtcaaatagctcttttgtggtGGAATGAAAAAGCTTAGTGTTTGAATTTCTCTTTACTGTTACATCGATATGACTGtcactattttatattaattatacatataaaacaattaaaactacaCTCACATAACTCAAATAGTACATTCAGTAAAATATTGCTACAGTAACAACATTTATTTCTGTTAGGTCTAAAATATCATCACTTAGTTTCGGTTCAaacattcgatttttttaatgaaatctgTTAGGTAGGATTTATTCACTTAACAATCCATTTATTCAGTAAACTAAGACTAAATGTGGAACacgatattttaaattaatcactTTGTAGAGTTTCAGTCATCTTTTTATctcttttataaattaaattataatcaaataCAACTTCTTGATCGCTTTCCGATCcacgactgagaagatctaTTGTTTCTTCATCAGGCTTCTTCTTTTCGTCTCTTCTACAAACAAGAGTCAATAAACGATATAAATTTATCATTACTATAATTACAACACTTACGAGAAATAATGCCAGAAAGTATTCAAATACACTCCAATTATGTTCGTCTTCAATGCCTTTATCTCCCAAATACAATTTCTTCTTTAGCTGTCCTCCAGAATCGGCTCTAAAAGCGTTATTCAAAGTATCATTAACATCTTTAGCTAGGTTTTTGAATACTGATTTTTCTAACCAATCTGCTAGATCATCTCTTTTTAGTTTGCGCATTATATGTGCCACATCAACATGACATTTTTCATTATCTCTTAAGTCAGCATCTCCACGATTCCATTCTAGTAGAAGTTTAAGACAAGTCGCCTTATTTGGTATAGATTTGGGAATCGAAATCAACTTATCTGATGTGTTGTAAGGTTTTGCATACAATGTAGTTAGTAAGAGGCGACACTCGTTTAAAGTCAAACGTTGAGATAAATAGGTTAGTTCTGCATTAGTGATATCAAGGGAACATTTTACGAAGATAATGTTGgtcaataaattgaaaaaaacaaagaacattattaaaattgagATTTTATCTTATTAGACATAGACATAACGCATTATAATTGACTTACGTCAAATTCAATAGAACTACGTCCACTTTGTCTTTGTCATACAATTTTTGTCATCTTCGTTCGTTCAAAAAGTAACGATATCTTTCGAGCAAGgtacaagaaaaaataaaaaattaaaacattcatCACTCGAACAGACAgaagaaaaataacaataaaaataaaatttatattacatttcAACTTGTTCCAGAAATGAAAAGGTTAGAAAGGGTAGAAGACTGCGCTTAGTACAAAATTGTTAACGTGGCTCTAATTATCACACTTATAACACTTCTTATTTTTGTATCGATTCgtgaatatagaaaataaataataaccactcaagatatttaaaaagtttacgATTAACACGTCCTACGTTAACAACATTAAGAGCTTTCTAAATACATTCAAGGTCGATAATACGATGGCACTAAACAGTTTGCAAAACTTAATGTTTTACCCCGATTCGTTTGTAAGTATCGAGGTAAGCGTTTTACGCAAGACCCATTAATGGCTAAGTGGTCACGAACAGGCACACAGGCTCATTTTCGGCTAATGGAGGGATTAATTGATTCTGTTTAATCTTCGTTCATTAATAATTTGGCAAACTTGTTATTAATCAATTTGCCATTACTTTGGTTTTATTAgcgaactagctgacccggcaaacttcgttgtgcctcaatcgataaataaaagacctaaacttttgcgtaaaataaacttaaaacaaacaaaaggaatccgtccgacgtccGTGTCtccacacatcaaagggaaa
Proteins encoded in this window:
- the LOC110386103 gene encoding uncharacterized protein LOC110386103, with the translated sequence MFFVFFNLLTNIIFVKCSLDITNAELTYLSQRLTLNECRLLLTTLYAKPYNTSDKLISIPKSIPNKATCLKLLLEWNRGDADLRDNEKCHVDVAHIMRKLKRDDLADWLEKSVFKNLAKDVNDTLNNAFRADSGGQLKKKLYLGDKGIEDEHNWSVFEYFLALFLVSVVIIVMINLYRLLTLVCRRDEKKKPDEETIDLLSRGSESDQEVVFDYNLIYKRDKKMTETLQSD